One window of Lawsonibacter asaccharolyticus genomic DNA carries:
- a CDS encoding esterase PHB depolymerase family yields MTLPDISVNVNGVYTALAWVRWDDTNFIQSYVVPDILLKDNADPSRIYAFGHSSGCCMAIAQAISSGDNGDPFAAVSGTGG; encoded by the coding sequence TTGACATTACCGGACATAAGTGTGAATGTAAACGGCGTATACACCGCCCTTGCTTGGGTGCGATGGGATGACACAAACTTCATCCAGAGCTATGTTGTGCCTGATATCCTGTTGAAAGACAACGCAGATCCATCTCGAATTTATGCCTTTGGACATTCCAGCGGGTGCTGTATGGCCATCGCTCAGGCTATCAGCAGCGGCGACAACGGAGACCCCTTTGCCGCGGTGAGCGGGACTGGCGGCTAG